The sequence below is a genomic window from Amia ocellicauda isolate fAmiCal2 chromosome 6, fAmiCal2.hap1, whole genome shotgun sequence.
tctgtgctgtggagaggGTGCCATGCAGTAGCGATCCCCAGGACACTGGACACAACACGTGGGGCCCCTGGGCCAGCAGTGGTAGGGGGTCAGGTAAGGATTGTGTCCAGTGGCGGCCAGGGGCGGGATGGAGCGCAGGGACTGGGGTGGGTCCAGGTTGAGGCTGAAGCTGTGGCTGCTGGGGGACAGTGAGGGGGCTTGGTGCCCAATGATGGGGTAGCAGTCCTGCCCGGGGTAGCCAGAGTACTCCCCAGAGGCCAGGGTGTTGGGGTACCCCCCGCCGGAGCCGCAGCCACTGCTGGAGAAGCTGGGGGGCAGCCAGGCTCCGGCCGTGCGATCGGGGCAGTTCAGGGACACCGAGACAGGGAAGGGCGCGGTCCGACCGTAGTCCAGGCCGTGGCGGGGCTGGTACGGGCCGAGGCAGTGCAGGGCAGCAGCTGCGCGGCAGGGGGCCCCCTCTGTCATTGGGTCCAGGCTGCTGAGGGGCGAGTGGCTCTGGGGGCTGGCGCAGGGGTGGGACGGCAGGCTGGGAAGGGAATCGTCGCTCACAGTCTCGTCGTTCTCCTCGGGGGAGTTCAGCGACGCCGTTGGGCTGCGGCCGCTGACCAGGGgagacatgtacctgaatggCAGGACGGGAGGGAGGAAAAACACACGTCAGCACGGGAGCAAGTCCGCCGTGGCCGCCAGTCCCCACAGCAGTGCTTACAACACTTCTTACAACGAGTTATTATTAGACACGCTGACTGAATATACAGCAAGTGTTACCGGAAACATGAGTCCCAAAACCACAGGAGTTTCATCAGCGTCCCTTACAAATCATTTCACTTCACAGAACTGTTTTGCAAGTTCTGTCTGTGGCCACGAGCATCGCGGAGCGTTGAGACAACACTTACTGTAAAGCACATGGATCTGATCCGCCAATAGAGATGCTGATGATCTGAAAATTACTTTTTTCATAAGCAAACTCCACTACAGGGCGGTTTGTGGTTATATTTCATATCACTTTAAACGGgtagaaaaagaaacacaatgtatacaaaaaatattatCCAGACGTACACAGCAAGCAACTCCAATACACCAAACGTACATTGAGGGCGCAGGTCTATCAGGGCGCAGGTCAACTTCTATGAGGCACAAATCattttaatcttattttaattactttcttTTCCCAAGATGAAATAAACAAGCACATCCTATATCTTCAATTGAATCAGTGTGTGGAAACATACCACATGCTTTCGGCGATGCCcgtatatagagagagatattAGAAAACACATACACCATGTGGTTCTtgtttgcagttttctttttttctttctgaagtACATCACAGAAACTTTTACTACGCTTCAAATCTGTGACCctgttttatgaaaaaaaatgtaatgatcaGTTCAAGTCAGAAAAATCTTCCAAGCTATGACGATCAACTAGTATGAGAGGAAAAAATAACCCTGGTTTTTGATGACTAATAATGTAAATTTTACATAGACATTTCAGAAAATAGCAGTTCTGATGAGGTTATCTTCATTTTGACACGTTTTTCTATTTCTGGTCCTCATTAACCCGTCACAGAGCTCTTGTTTTGACTGACATGATTAATTTAACCAATAAAATTATAAGATAAGAAGCCAATGAGACCAAAACAAAACCGTACACAGATGCCTCTCTGGAGCCGGTCACACGTACCTCTCAATGCAGGGAATGAGCGAATGAATGGACGCTTAGCTCAGCCAGTTTCTTTGATCTGAATGTCTTTTGAGGAGCTGTACCCAGCCACCCCTCCTTTCAACCGTGTTGTGTGTTTTACAAAGAAAGAGAAGTTTGTTCATTATCGTACTGGGTGTGGCGCGGTGCTTCTGAGAAAGCGAGTTGGCAGACTATCTAAACTCGTAGATAGGCGATATCAAAGGGCTGGGCAACAAGAGTTGAAAGAAATGGGGAATGTGTGTAACTTAGACTGAAAAGTAGTGCGTAGATGCTGATCTGTCAATTCATTAGGATAATACTGAGTTGGTATCACCTCCTGATCGGTGAATATGAGGATGAATACACTATCTTTTGCTTCTTTAAAACTGCTTGTAATCCTTCGACCATTTCGACGGGTTCTCTCCCACGGCGGTGTGAATAAAGACTCCCTACTATGATCAACTCGGTGACTTTTTCCTTGCCGGATTCTTTCGCATTCTTCAGTACGATCCCACGGATGAATTTGCGTCACCGGGTCACTGCAGCTGCCAAACAAACGCTACGGGGGGGCTTCCTCTCATCCGCAAACTCTCTTCCCTCCTCCTGGTTTTGTATTCTCATTTCTGAGACTAGCTCAGCGCAGCTCCACCTCCCCCGTGCCTTGGGCCACCTGCCTGCTCCGCCGCCACTCACGGCTCTCGACACTCTCAGCATTTCCTGTGTTGGCATCCTGTGCCAGCACTTTTACTTTCTGATTTCAAAAggaaatgcataaaaaaaaaagctcttcaCACATAAGCTGAGCCCCTGGATgaggttaattattattaacttaTTAGATGTCTTATCGCGTTTCATACACatttacacaatatacacatttcaataACACAGTACAGTATGAGCAAGCGCAAACAACACACTAACAACTCCTAATGACAGAAAGATGAACCACAGCGAGAAGCCAGAGGTTATAATAGGGCAGTGGAGACAAGACTGTACAGCTGCTCTCTGTTTGTACTCTCATTCCTGATGTACGACTTTAAAGCAAAAAgtcaaaaaaacaaccaacaacaacaactaacaGCTCCTTACTGTGTGTTATCAGCAGACATCAGATCTCTGAAACAAGTTCTCAAAACCTGCCAGATTTAGACTCCCTTGGAAAAGAGGATTCACTTGACCCCAGTGACCCATATGTCCATCTGGCACACATTCACTGATGAATTCATGAAATACACAGAAATACAGAGGCTCTACTGTTGTGATTTCAACATCTAGATTCAGACGTCACAGTCAGACGTAGGATTTCCACATCAGAAGAGCAGGAAATGTGAATCAAGGGCTTAATCCTCTAGTGGTTAATGACCGGGAAAGACCATGTGTACAATATTCACCCTCATGCCAACTTCACCCTCTTGTCTTGagagatgatgatgattattattatcaatcgaatcaacaacaaaaaacgatATTAGGAGTTTGTTTGACATCTGTCCAGAAAAAAGGGCACCCAAGTGAATACCGTCCCCATCAGTtaagaagaaaaagagaaagagaaatccaCGATCGCCCCAAGCAGTATTGGAATCACTGTACATTAGTGACGGCAAACCACCACACAGTctcagtcactgtccctgcagTACAGTCTGTCTCTTAGTACTTAGCAGAAAaaggaagcagcagcagcagcaagactTTAATTCGATGGGAAAACAGAAGCTAATGAGCAGAGCGGACTGCCCCGAGGCAGAGGGAGTGAGTAAACAAAACATGACTGTGCAAACCCAGGTGTCAATAATGATACTTATTCTAAGTCTACtaataatatatactttttCCTATGTAGGCCAGATTGCCAGAGAATAGAGTTagtcttgtttatttgtttttcattgtgaaGATAACTCATCTTGGATCACAGACAGATAGCGACTCTTGCCAAATATCTGCCAAAACAATTAGAACAGCAGCTTCCCTATATACAGACACCTATATTCTGCATAACTTTCACTTTCCCCCACAGAATTATAATAAGAAAGGTTAGAGATTGTGCGCGGTGCATACGTACCGGTTGACTGTCCTCGGGTAGGGGGCGGGTGACATCATCATGGCTCGTGGCGAAAAGGACCCGGATGCATTCAGACCCAAGACACAGCGTGGGGGCTGCAACACAGCGAGCAGAGTATTACCaacaatgaaataaaaccaGGACTCAATGGGAAGGACAGAAGGAAAGAACAATATAGTTGAAACCGATCAAGCATCATCACAAGCCCCCCGAAACCCACAGAAGGAActaaaaagcatttcattcagATGGTGTCTTGTACTGCCTTGTCCCACGTAATTATCTTATATAATATAGCACATGGCATAGCATCGAGGCACGCAAGGGCTGTGTGGCGTTGCTGAGCTAGTTTCTGAAGGACAGCGGCAAATAATTATTAATCATAAAGGTAATAAGGCTAAGTTGTTCCTCCCGCCCACCACTGCATGCAAGGTTATGTGTTTCCTAATCGCAACCTCGAATGCTTGGCCCCGTGCACTCGGCTCTGCGGGCCTGTCTGGCCCCCTTTCGAATTTccagagcacagctgagggatggctgttttaagttatttatttttctgctcaACGGGCTCTGCCCCACGAATCAAAGCCAGGGCTACAGTTTGTTAATGTATCGGAGACTAGCACTTAAAAACCTGATTATCTGATTGAGCCTATGACTCACGCTTCATagtgtgcattttaaataacCATTAGTGCTTTCAAAGTATTATCTCTCAGCGAACAATTAATTTCCTTAAATCGCCTGCCCGGGCCTGGTGCAGATACAGCACAGAAACTCATTCCGAGAGAGTGAAACAGGGTGTGTGTTACAGATGACATCAGGAATATTTTGAGGATATAGAGGGTAAGAAAGTAACACATTGATTGAATAATTAATGCTAGGAACCAGGACACCTGTCTTgtgcaatatttgttttgttttttatcggAGGGCCTGCAGATATGGATCGCCATGAATCTAGAACGTGAAATTTGATCACATGATCACATGGGCACAAACCACACTGACAACAACACAGCCTCTGATAACCccttcccccacccccacagcaGATTTGTTTGCATTCAGAGCCCTGAGGCAGTAAAATGAGATAATATACACAACTCACACAAACGCACAACAGGGCCTTgctgacaaaaaaaacattgacacCAGGCAGCACACAGTAAACAGCACCGTGAACACCCAGTGCCAGTCTGAAACGAGCACTTCATGGTTTATTAATTCAATAATGTTAGACAGACAGACCGATCATCTCTTTTAAATCCCACTTGATGTGGGGGAACTATACATCTATTATTACATTCCTGTACATTAAATCATGTTGGGTTACTCAGCCTCTTTACAGAGAATGGAGCAGAGATCCTTTCACCTCTTCCTGCTCTTGTCTGCAAAACAGTCCAGCTTCCACGAATATGTTTTATCTGATAGAGATCTCCAAGAAACGTCTTGCGTTCTCTCTGGAATTTTGTTGACTAAGAATTAACGGAAAAATGAAACCACACTATTCCTGCACTTCCCTTGGCAAGCTGTCCAGTacattaaaattacattaggtgccaaaaaatattaaaaaaagaaaaaacacaaagggTGCAAAGATGAAAAAGCAAACGCAAGAGAGGTTTCAGTTCACTGAAGAAAATCGAATCCTCCCCGTCAGCTGTAAGGAATGTCTTGAAAGGCTGATTTTACGTTCCTGGTCACTGGGTATGACAAACAACGTTGTTAATAGGAACAAAATGATCGAATTACATAATAAGCAACACAAGACAAGTCAACCATCAGCATAATTTCCTCATCTGATATGAGCACGGCTCCATTTAAAAACCAGCAAATCATATTTACCTCATTGGATTATCTCAATGACTAAAGAAGAAAGAGCCTGAAACTTCAATTTTTCCACAGTTGTTTTAGAATACTTGGTGGAGTCGCCCTACTGGGATCGGGAGGGATTGGGAGAGGCAGCTCCTCCAGGGATCAGTGGGGTCCATGTCCGGCCAGGGAGGGGGCAATCACAGGGGCTGTCCCCACACCAAAAACGGACACAGAACACAGGAGCTGCGAGGCCCGTGTCTCAGTGTGGGGCCGGGCAAGAATGACCCACTCTGCAGCAGTTCACATCTGTACGCAGACAAAATACTTTGTGTCTCTCTGAGCTGAACCCTAACCTTATCCTTAAATGTCAGGCAAACCCCTGGCTCAAGCCGGAACACTCTGAACTGAAGCCCGTCTAGAACAAACTGGCCTGGTTGTTTTAGAAGTCAGCAGAACAGCCAACCTccactaaaagaaaaaaacagcaggggtgGGAGGTGGCAGTGAAAGGGGGATGTCCACCTTGCGAAAACGTAAACCCACAGCTGTGAAGTGACTCAGAGCGAGATGCCGCTGTGCCACTAGCCATCGCGGAGAAAATCCCACATGAGTCAAAGGGGCAGGCGGTCTCCCTGGGTGGAGAGGTGGCAGGTGTAGCCATAGAAATAAATCTGAAAAAGTATAACAAACAACAAAggaaattacataaaaaaagagaaagaaaaacaaaaaaaatgaaagaaatacaCTGCAACCTCTTGCGCAGCGACTCAGAATTCACTTGTCCTCTCAGAGTTAGCAGTGTGAGTTTCATTAACAGCGCTTTCACATCTAGGTCACAGAGCTGAAAAGCTGGCCCGGCCACAAAAGGTCACAGGAGTCCCCGAGGGACAACTACTTTCTTGACATGAAACAAACATGTTTCAGGCCCGCAAGCTTTATTGTTCATCACGGGCAtgaaaataatactttttttctccttctttaatTATTCAGGACTTTCCCCGACCTGCGTTGGACCTGTGtgtgttcctttccgtgtgtgaAAAGCAAAACCCACACACCCCACAGCTCACCCTGCCCCTCCGCTACTGCTGACCCGAAACCCCACTCTGGTTTCACACCTGGGATCCACAGACCAAACAGTCAGCCCAGCCACAGCCCAGGGCCTGCCACCGCCAGCCCTGCGGCAGCCACAGAAAACGGCACAACAAACAACAGCGTTGCAGCAACAAATCTGCTcaggttttttgtttaaattaaacagCTTTATTTGTGACTGTGTGTTTTATATTCTCGTTTTTGCTGTTGAGCAGCTCTTTCGCCTGCTGCCCAGTGCCAGTCTTTTCCAACAGGGGGGACAGCAGCACACAGAGGaaagttgttgtttatttaaaagacaCAGATATAGCTGCACCCACTGAGTAGGTCCTGGTGGACTGTTCCTCAACACAAACGGCACCCGGCAGCTGCCAGGTTGAATAAGGGCTGCACagcaatgcaatgagcttttggTCGTACTGTTAAAGATTAAACAGGCATTCTTAACTTAACTCAAGAGTTCCAAGACACTGTCCTTTCATTAATGGCGCAGTTTGGtagatacaataaataaaaagggcAATCAGTAACCTAGCATAAGCAGAGAAATAGAAGAGAATGGAATAGATTCGCATTCCAACCCCGAGCTCTTACCCACCAACTCGTTATTACTTTAACCGGACGGACCGACCGGATAAGATCTCCGGGTTCTGCATGGTGGCATCGATTCAGAAACTCCTGGGGAAGTCGTGCACCCCTGCCTTAGAGAAATCTAAAAGATTCTTCTCCCTGTTGATTCTCATGGAAGTTTCTCCTTAGCCTTTTCTCATATATCAGCGTGGACAGGTCGTTCGGCCCAACACGCGATGTTCAGGCAGTGTAGCAGCTGGATCGGTGTACAGGATTGCAGAACTGTGCCAATTCACTTTGTTAAACCAAACCAGCGCAACACAGCCGCAGTGTTCAACTTAAACTTGCCTCACTGAACACTAATGTCACCCTGCTTACTGTacagacattttgtttgtttttcccaacATGGAGAATGAGCTTTGGGGGCCCAGAATGAGTTGATGCCCCCAAGCCTCAAACTATCCATCATCTGTCATGAGGGGACCTGCATTATTCCAATAAAGGAGTACTATCCTAAAACATAGACAGTTTATTTCCATGAGTGTGTcattctctcgctctctctatctctctctctctatgcttGTCTGTCTCATAGCGAGCGAGGGAGACCATGCGTTTGGATAACCTTAATCCTGTGCAAAACCTTTAAACCAAATAtttgttcattttcataatcgCGTAATTGGAACCGTTACTAGAACGTAACAAACCgttcataataaataatttaaaattcaCTTGGTTTATTAGACATCGTTATGaatttatgatgaaaatgaaaGAGGAGAGTTAAGTAACACGCTCTCATGGGATTGCTTCCAAAAATTCCAAAGAAATTGGCATGAATTCTGGCTCAGCCAGTAATTTAATTAATGGGCGGTTCATGAGAGACTGTAAATCTTGCTGAGGGGCATCAAAACCAATCTTACTCACATCCAGGACCCACCCCATTAATCACAGGCTGGAGAACATACACATATCTCTAGCAATGACAGTTCAGGATGTCAGTTGTTTCTGCTCCCACCGACTTGGCtgttgtggttgtgttttgttgttgctaCTTACTGCCCAAACCAAGTCTCTAGCAAAAACAAGGGTGATGCAATGTCAGTGTCTAATCAggtgcacacacgcacatgcacacaatctGATTCCAACATTCATGTCAACTCAAACCAGTCTTTTTTATTCCAGAATAGAAGGGATTACGAGGGGATTTGATCCAGGTATTCAAAATGCTTAAAGGTATTTATTGATCATCTCAGCCCAAAGTACTACTTCATGATCAATAATGAAACAAGACCACAGGAGGCAGGTCTGCACATTTACAAAAGTTGTGGGATCTAGAACAAACTGCTGAGCCACACAGCTGAAGCAGACACTGAATTAAAGTACAGATGGATGAACGCCAACACGATATTACACTTACTTATTCTCTGAGGGtttcaatgcatttgtttttaagtatAACATGAGCCCAGGCAGCTCACCAGCAAGCAGGCAGGGAACGCACGAATGTGTGCCTAGAGCTTCAGCCTGGAGTCTGACTGCCTCTCAAGAACTCACCCCAGTGAGTGTCTGTGCGGAGGAGCGCTTGAATGCTTGTGTGCATTTTCTCGAGCATTTCAGGGAAGTGATTTTTTCCTCCATGTTTTCCTGGCAGTGACACATCTCTCGTAAGCCCACCGACTAAAGCACATGTCGGTGCAGTAAAGCACAGCACAGCGGGATCGGGGCCCCAGCCTGCAGAGGTGCTGTAATGCAGGCCGGGAACGAGGCAGGCCCCGAGTTTTGCACAGCAGAAATACAGTTTAGGTCCCTTTTTAGGTAACACACAGGGCCTTAACCATGTCAATGGTAAGTGGGAAACCATTTCAAAGCAAATTAGAGGCGAGGTGTGAGGCGGAGCTGCCGGAGGGGATGCAGCGGAAGGCCTAAGCAGGCAGAATCGCTTCGCAGGCAAGGAGGTTACGGGTGTTTTTCCTCCCTGAAGGTAGGTCACCCTGTGCATCTCTGCACGCCACGCACACACGTAACTATGGCACTTCTTCACAGCACTATCTGCCTCCAGATCAGCAGCGTTAGCACAAAGCAAGAGCTCTCGACCTCCCGACACTGCAGCTGAGATGGTTATCAGTCTTTCGCTCAGTGGCTCTCCCACAGCCGGCTCCTGTGCACCTGCGCCTGTGTGCAGCCGTCCCCAGACAGCCTGGCCGCTCAGAGTCTCACCACGCTTCTGCGGCTACGGCACGGGGTCAGAGAGGGGCCGAAAATACGCACAACTGCCAACGCACCCCCATCCATGATGCACACTGCGCACATTTTGATCTTAAACCCTATAAACTATGATCTTTCCAGCGATCTGACGTGCTCTTTGAGAGACTGGAGGCGAGTATAAAACCTGCTGCATCGGAGTTCACCGAACGCCAGGGCTGAACGGCAGCCACTTCCACTAGCAGACAGACGACATTATGCCCGGCTCGGTCAGTTAGCAGGAGCGACGGACAGCACATTGCTCAGAGTGTCGACGTTAAAAACTATCACCGTCGCAATGAGGCTTAACAGGCCAACCTGTTGCTGGGGAGCCACAGTGCTGGAGGTTACACAGCTGCCTAAATCATCAGTCACTGAAAACCCTGAGCACGTGATCCTGTcgatcaattaaaaacaataactgcATAATTCAGTACTTAACACAGTTTGGGCCCGAGCTGAGCGGCTCTGCAATTGTGGCTCCTTATGTAATTATTTGCCATGATTGTACAGCTCAGGCCCTAACTGGCCCAAGACAACCCCCTGGGGGGCTACAGGAAGCGGGCAGCTCAGCCGAGGTCTCTTGCCCTCACCCACAGAGAGGGGCACCGCTCAGCCCCCGAGGAACACCGCTCAAGGCAGTGACTGGCAACGTGTCATTTGTTGTGAACGGGCGTCCTGTTGCAACACGCCTGTGTGTGGatcctctctgcctctctcttccTGCGCCGTCTGCCAAGCAGCTCCCTCCCCCTCAGAGGCTTTCTCTGACCCCCCAGTAGTCTGCAGTGCTGCGGATGAAGCGGCCGCATTGGTGCTGCTTTGGATTACTCTAAAGGGCAGACACGCTATAATAACACACCTGTCACAGTGAGGCTGTCAGCCCTCAGTTCACCGCAGCAGATTTGCATAGCTATTTGGCACTTTTTCTGCGGTTTTACCGCGGTTTAACTGTGACTTACATCTTATTTGTCCACACTCTTCCATGGTTTGAATTATGGCTTATTCCGCCTTCCCATGATGCACCCCGATCCCACTGTGGTGTCCTACCCATGTTGTGGTCTTGAAACACTGCAATAAACATTTCCCGAGTCCTGTGTGCACCACTGAACGCCAGAAAACCGTACAAAGACCCACGACATGTAGCCAGAGCTCCTGCAGAGTCCTGGCATTGTATTGCACGTACGTGGACAACAATGTCTCCCCACACACTGATGGCTTCCCTGCGTTTACTCTGGGAAGAAGTCTGTCATGGCGTGAAGTACGAGGTGTGTAGGTGCGTTGCCGGTCTGATATATATGAGTAACACTACTTCAACAGCTATTTCCTATGCCTGCTCAGGATATCAAAAAAAGTCTGTCGAACTTTACTGAAATCACACTGTGCACATTGTACGATCGATTCGATCTGCCAGCTGCCGGCTGCTGTTTGTGGTTTAGTGCTGTTTCTAGCACTCCATCTTGATCCGGCGAGTCAGCATGCAATAAATCTGTACCCAAGTCAATTGGtctcatcacacacacacacactgaatttACCCCATTTACAGAAGTTAACTAACTGCCTGGGGGGGAAAACCATCAGACCTTCATTCCCCAGAGACTCTCATATTTctcttgtttgtgtgtgatgGATAGATTCACTTGTATTGTCACAGAGACTGTAAGTTGAGAAGGCGTCTATACCACATAATGATTGATCTATATACAATGTGTTACAGATTGACAGACCGGTTTTTAAATCGTCCAGGTGCGCAGTGTCCTCCTCAACTCCGTGAAGAATGAGGcgctaaacacagagagagagacagagacagagagagagagacacagctcTCGACGTCAGCACTGCCTATTGAAAACATGTAACACAAGTAGcatttgtttatataataataataataataataataataataataataataatgatataagAATAGTGAACGCAACAGACCGCTCTCTCTATTTATTTACTGTTTCACAGGTTTACAGAGCCTCAGTAACGAGTAACGCGTGTAAACTTTACACAGACAGGTGAGCTGTCAAGGGCGAGGAAACTCTGCGTCTGTGCTGCCATGCcgccatcatcatcatcatcatcatcattaatatGAATGATTATATTAATATCCTATGCCTGGAGCCGACGGTGTAATGAATGGCGCCGCAGTTTGTTTATGTCATGGTTTATTCCATCGAAATCACACCCCAGAGAGAAACACGGCGGTACACGTCAGATGAGCGCAGTTTCGGGGTTTGTTTTTACAAAGCAAAGTCTGCAGTAACATGACAGGGTCCTGAGACGCGCAGCGCTACACGTGTCCGCGCAGCGACTCGTTACTTTACAGCACCGACCCGACAGCGCCAACACCACAGTTACTGCGACACTGTAGCTCCGTCACACCCGCACAgctacagattattattattattattattattattattatattaggcATGATCGTAACTGTACTCCGGGGGAAGTGTCTTCACGCAGACGTGTGTCAACAAGACTGTGATTACAGCGACACGGCAAAGCGGCTCCATTACTTACGTCATCGTCCAGAACACACCGAAGGTAGGCGAATCCGACGTCCAGTCCGAATTGAGAGGGGGTCCGAAGTGCGGTCCGAATTGACGTGGGGGGGGGTCCGAAGTGCGGTCCGGATCGAGGCGGCTCTGCTCGTGCGCTCCCGCGGCGCGAGGACTGTGACCCGGGTAGGTCGGTCTCGAGGCGGGGGAACCCTGAGCACTAAACACTGAGCCCTGAGCACTaaacactgagcactgaacactgagccCTGAGCACTGAGCACTAAACACTGAGCCCTGAGCACTaaacactgagcactgaacactgagccCTGAGCACTGAGCACTAAACACTGAGCCCTGAGCACTGAGCCCTGAGCACTGAGCACTAAACACTGAGCCCTGAGCACTaaacactgagcactgaacactgagccCTGAGCACTAAACACTGAACCCTGAGCACTaaacactgagcactgaacactgagccCTGAGCACTAAACACTGAGCCCTGAGCACTAAACACTGAGCCCTGAACACTGAACCCTGAGCACTAAACACTGAGCCCTGAGCACTGAGCACTAAACGCTGAACCCTGAGCACTGAGCCCTGAGCACTGAACCCTGAGCACtaagcactgagcactgaacccTGAGCACTGAGCACTAAGCACTGAGCACTAAGCACTGAGCACTAAACACTGAGCCCGTCCGCTCTTCTCGCACTGCGGGTCCGTGTCGCAGCCGACGGGCGCTACTTCTCTCTGCGCTCAGCGGCGACTCCGCGCTGCTCTGCGGTGGGAGGGATGTGTCCGTGTGGGAGGAGCGGACACAGAGCGGCGGTGTGGCGCCACCTTCCGTGCAGGCTGCTGTGCAGGGCTGTTCAGTGTGTTCACTGAGAGCATTGCCGTGTTGGACAGTTTGAAGCACAGCGGTGTTTCCATTGCATGGCGAGTTACAAGTGTTGAGCTTCTTTGTGCGTCACCTTTCAATCAAGACACGGCGGGGAAAGTGGGCAGCTGAGGTTGTGTGTTTAATCCCTGCATGGCGACAGGTGCTTTCAGGACTGACAATAGGAGGGACGGTCCCACCAGGCAGCTGTGATCCTACAAATACAGTCAACTGAGCTCTACTCGTTTCTTTTTCGTGTTCTCTAATCTCAGAAAGAAGGGAGAACAAAAGTAGAATTTGCAAAGGGGTTTCTGTTTAAAAATAGTATAACTGGACATGAGTTAATTATTACTCAATTTAGTagtcttagcagacacccttatccaggctggcttacaatacatcacattatatattttacccatttacacagctgggcattttactggagcaatctagttAAAGTAACTTGCTctagggtacaacagcagtgccccccacctgggactgaaccacAACCCTCCACACCAGTCCAGAGCTCTTATCACTAGAGGAAGCCA
It includes:
- the traf3ip2l gene encoding E3 ubiquitin ligase TRAF3IP2; the protein is MMMSPAPYPRTVNRYMSPLVSGRSPTASLNSPEENDETVSDDSLPSLPSHPCASPQSHSPLSSLDPMTEGAPCRAAAALHCLGPYQPRHGLDYGRTAPFPVSVSLNCPDRTAGAWLPPSFSSSGCGSGGGYPNTLASGEYSGYPGQDCYPIIGHQAPSLSPSSHSFSLNLDPPQSLRSIPPLAATGHNPYLTPYHCWPRGPTCCVQCPGDRYCMAPSPQHRAAPGYHLPGAHPGPAGCPHPDTGSTQSAYTPNGLRKENYMCNTALSLEQRKVFVTYEADSDKHVHEIIQFVALLRRNGFDTRIDVFEQQFKSISKIDFMEKYISEKDYLIIIVISPKYHETVTSSHIALDKDENTLNTVYIHKQLQNEFIQNGSKNFRFIPILFPGAKKCHVPTWLQNTHVYSWPKDRDDILRRLMRVEKYNPPPIGKLPTIVSIPI